A window of Cheilinus undulatus linkage group 23, ASM1832078v1, whole genome shotgun sequence genomic DNA:
GTCACCTGTTATGTTTTGATGAACACTTCAGAGATATCAGCAAGGAGATCTTGTTTGAATTTGCACATGTGAACTAATTCAGCTGTATACCATAACCTGGCTACTTCATGCTATAGCGACTTATGTTAGTATTATcattttatattaaattatTGCATGTAAATTATATTGAAATTAATATACATGCATAGATCAAATTCAGATGACTTTTTTAGCCTTactgctgtaaaaacaaagcaatttgaataaaaaagacTTCATATTTACTACTAGCCATTGCATTTCACATGCTGTTGTCATACctcttcaaaataagatatCTTAGCAAGCAAATAAATGGCAGTTTGTTTCTTTACTGGATCTTATTCATGTATTTGCCAATGGCAGAGAGCGTAAACCCACCTAGCTAATACTTATTTAAGTGGTTAATATTAATAAATTGCATTTACTGTCATAAAACTCTGGAATATGCAtatatagcacatttttgttaaaaaaaccCTTTGAATTATGcataaaaagcacattttttatttgcaggTATTCAAGGCTAGAGCTACATTCTGCTTTCAGTATTTTAAGGAAATTGTAGTTATCATTCACAAAAATCTATATTTGATGCACACCAATTAAAGTATAACTGGACCAACttatttaaacatatatttagATGCTTGTGCTCGTCAAAGCTCACTCATTGATTTTACCAGCATTAGAGCAACCAATAATCTTTGATATATAATCCAATTAATAATCAATATGTAGCACCTTTCTTAAACAGTGTTTACAAAGTGTTTGATTGAAATGtaatcttttattttataagtGAACGATGTATTTTCTTGGCTAAATAATCAGGTCAGACAGCTCTCATTGGGACAACAGAATGTCTTGATGCCTTGTTAAGCACATGTACCACTTcatttttctgtacatttaGGTCGTATTTTTTCTAGTCGTGTCCAATGGGGGGACAGAAGACTCTGTTTGGTTGCACATTCAGTAGACATGCAGTAAAACCTCAAGTAATGCTTCCAaaatttggttttaaagtttgttATTTTGGCAGGGCAGCTGCAGCCGGGTGTGAGAGGCTCTTGTAGGAAATTTGTGTCATCATTATTGACACCACTCTCACCGGAAAAGCCTTTATGCAACATCACTTCTAATATGACTTCCTGCATGAGCTGCCTGCGGTTATAATGTCATCTTGGTTCATTTACTGTTGAATGAATTCCATCTGAAACAGCAGATCCAATGTCTACCTGTGCACTTTAACCATTATTgcctaaaatgtgttcaaatacGTTCTTACAGACgttgttggtgtttttatttctgccatacactgtttttttaattatggaGTGAACATATGTAATATTTTGTAAATAGCAGGAATAAAATGTGATTCTTGTTCCTTTGAGGTCATGAAATCATTTCTTAATCCACTGGTTTTAATGTTAATCTTTTATGTGCATTGATTATTAAAGTCCCACAATAACCTATGGCCACAAAGATGTAGCACTTTGTCATGATTTAATCAAAGACATGTCCTCGAGATAGTGACAGTCGTCAGAGATGTGGCCATGAGATAGAAAGGAATGTCCTTGAGTTAATTTAAGACATTGCTATGAGATCCAAAGGAAAAGCCATGAGTTATTTGAGCTGTGGCTGAGAGATactctatatggacaaaaggatttagccacacctgttaattgttTCATTTAGGCCCATTGTCACAGtcatataaaatcaagcacctgtGTAGTCTCCATTCACAAATATTTGTGATACGtaggtcgttctgaagagctcagtgacttcaagcatttCAATGTGATAGATACCATCTTTGTAATAggacggtttgtgaaatttcatccctgctggacaTTCCACAGTTACCtaagtgatgttattagaaagcGGAAGAGTtcaggaacagcagcaactccACCACAAAGCTGGAGACCATGAAGATGTCTGAACTTCCACTGCCATttatgtaagcacaaaaactgcgGCGAGAgctggaatgggtttccatggccaagcagctgcatgcaagcctcacattaccaagtccagtgccaagCGTTGGACAGAATGGTGTCAGGTACAACCACACTGGTCATGTTGGGTGAGTCTGGATTTGGTgaatgctgggagaacatttactGCCTGACTACTTTGtgtcaactgtgaagtttggtggaggaggaacAATGGTAGGGGCAGTTTATCAGGGTTTGGcttaggccccttatctccagtaaagggcaatcttaatgcttcagcatacagaTACATTTTGGACAATACTGTGCTTCAAACTTCGcggcagcagtttggggaaggtacttttctattccaacatgactgtgcccagTGCACAAACAAGGACTATAACGACATGGTTTGAGgcgttcagtgtggaagaattTGACTGGCcttcaaccccatcgagcatcTTTgtgatgaactggaacagagattgtgagccaggccttctcatgtgtgacctcataaatgctctacagactgaataggcacaaattcccatagaaacactccaaacactGTCCTTTTCCACAGCGTTGTCATTTTATTACATGCAGTATAAACATGTCAGATTTGACATTTGCAGgttttatatttataatgatgCCATTTAGTTGAAACAGCTGACAGTTAAGTCATCTGGATAAGGTAGTAACATGAAACTGAATATAGCAGGCTTTAGAAGAAGATATGATGTTACACATGTGGATTTTCTTCTTTGGCaccaaaaaaatattaaaagaaagaaTACAGTGGTATCTGTGTAACATCCTGCCATGGGATACAAATATTATGTACCAATTACATCCTTTTAGCATAAATTCATACAAATATTGACTTAAAACTGCTCGACTTCTGTAGTTGAATAAAAGAACACGTGAGGAATTATAAGaggatgatttaaaaaaatacaaaaaagaggTCTGGATTGAAGTTTGacaaaataaagtataaaacCACAGAATAAAAGCATACATTCTTATAATAAAGCTCTTTTCTTAAACATTCATAAGGTAAATATGTTTGCAGTCATCTTTATCagtgcttcatttttttttataatttcttgtaaattatTAACCCCTTTACATCAAGTTGAGATCAAATGTGCTAAATTGGACATCAGTGTGGAGATAAAATACCAAAAGATAGTAGAAAAGTTTTCATTAgtctgacaaaaataaaacattcttcGGAATAAAACCAGAATAAAGGTTTCATagctaaaaaaatatataaacaataCATGTAATAAAGCCATAAAACCATGCTCACTTAACTTTGTAGATGGCTATTAAAAGGCAAACATCTGAGTATACTTTGTGTCCCAGCAACAATCCAACTTTTCCCAATGTTTTCTAAAGCCTTTTCAAGCTAGGGCTACACTTGCAGTTTAAAGAAAAACGTAGACTGACATGTTTGGACTTGTTGGCTCATCAGTAAGGCCACAAGCCAAAACCAGTCGGTCTCGTAAAGTTGTTCCCTAAACAAcaacaagtgttgctggagctttctgattccCTCAAGACTTTCTTTCATTCTCCAAAGTCGGTGAAGTTGTGCCAAACTGTAGTTCTTAAGCCGACATAAAAAGCTGTTAAACCTAACATCAGGTACAGTCTGCAGCATCTGTGAGAGTGACGTAGTTTCCTGCCTTTGCCTCTGGACTGTAGACGACTGTTGGAGTGTTATCCTTCCGATTCAGTCGACACAGAATCATGATGCACAACACCACTGATAACAACTGCAAGCAGGGAGAAAAATAAGAAGCAGTTTCACAAGCAAGCAGAATGTGAGTTAAAGGttgaaaacctgacctgcaaaactgattacaaaacatttaattaagCTGGATAAACAGCCTGCTTAAGGGAATAAGCTTGTCCTCCACGAAAACCCACTAAcacagcttatgtagctaaggCTGAACCTAACAAATGTACATCAGCTATATGGATAATGTTGCTGCACAGCTAAGTCTAATGCTGTATGTTAGTTACTCCAGCTATGCAGTCAACATAGCTACATACCCAATGTAGCTTAAGtagctacattagattatgATATGTTTGGTAAAGCTAGACCAATTTTCGAAGTAGTAATGTGAACTGTGGCTAGCTTTAGCCTTGTTtgcttttgctaaagcttacatgGCAACATTGGTTTAAgtagtaacattaactatgtagctggcaaagctatgctagcttcagctaaagctatCAAAGCTGAGGCAAGCTGTTGTTTGCATTTCCATTTcttaaacaggtctatacatagtGATACCAAAGCTATGTTATCTACTAAAGCTATGTATTAATTATAGCTACATACCTAACGTAGCTAGAGTAAGCACAGCTACGGTAGCTACATTAGATTTTGCTATGTTTCGTAAATGTAGACCAGTTTTCGAAGTAGTAATATGAAAAGTAGCTCGCTTTAGAGCTAACATGGCTACATTAGTTTATGTAGTAACGTTAACTATGTACCTAgaaaagctatgttagctttagctaaagctaacaaagctgatGCGATCATCGTTCGAATGAGCACTACTTAAAAAGGTCTATACATAGTGATACTGAAGCCTTGTTATCTGTTAAGCTAAGTAGTAAACATATCTAGACaactaatgttgctaaagctaaagcaaacaaagaaacagtggCTACATTCAATTATGCTACGTTTGGTAAAGCTAGATCATTTCAAGAAGTAGAAATGTGAACACTGGCTCGCTTTAGCATTTTTTGCTTTAGCTAAggttaatgtagctacattggtttATGTAGTAACATTGACTATGTAACCAgcaaagctatgctagctttagctgaagctaacaaagctgaagTGAGCCACTGTTCTCATTACTACTTCTTAAACAGGTTTATACAAAGTTTAAATCCAGATCAGGCCTCCGATCTTTTTTCCTgatttgtttatgaaatgttgctttgtctgtGATGTTTACTTATCTCATGAACGTAACTCCCAGACTTTATGtatacactttaaaaaaatcaaaaacgttgtactggcaaattatgtCCTTTCATTCTGACAGAATTACagcagtggtctgcaagaggggcaTCTGAGCTCTGCGGTCAGCAGCTAGACCCCTGTAGTATTTACTTAACAGAAAACCAATGTTTTCATTCAGAAATTTCTCATAGTGAAagagaaatgcacttaaataGGCACTTCTCTATTTGTGCTGGAAGCTAAACTATAGCACATAAATGTTTTGAGATGTAAAGGCCTTAGAACTTTATTCCAGATAAGAGATGCACTTTTAAAACACCTAAGAccattgccaaaaaaaaaaacattctctgCACTTCCTTGAACAGCCACTTGAGCCTGGCTTCAAAAGTGAGTCCATTCCCATTAGGTCctatattaaaataaacaactttttctgcctgaaaaatgattttaacagCCTGTGACTAAAGTGATCCTGGTCTCTGTAGCTATTTTATTCTGTTCCTTTAACCTATAGGGGAGTTATATACCCCCTCTTAACTATATTAAGGCTTAGAGTACAGCATAGTTAGGAGTATGGTTTGCTTTAAAGGCACGGGGAGATGCTCTAGATGTTTGCTGTGTTTCTTGTCTTCTCtcttcttaaaaataaataactgaagTTAGCGCCCAGCACAGTAAAAATCTCATTCTGTCagataaaaataatagtaaacGAGACAGTTTTTCAGCTAATCATTGAGCCACAGTCAAAGgactttttagtttttgtaacTTGGTGTTTGGCTAAACCCTCACTTCTCTGGAACTCAAACTGCCTCACAAATAACATTTCTGAGAAAAGTACTGGTGACCATGCAAGTGCTGGTTAAAGTATGTAGCAGTGTGAGAAGGTGGGGTGAAGCTTCACAATGCTTATGATCACATACAGACTGACTGTACATACCAAGAGTAATATGATTCCCACTAGTATACCCAATACAGCATTCATGACAGCCATATGGTGAGAGATCAGCTGGGGAATGCACGgctgaaacagaagaaaagatcAATCAGTCTCAccttttatatttcataaaatacatttgtaGAGTCTACTGGCAGTCAAGGCTGGTTCAACTGCAACTATAAGGAGAGACAGTATACAAAAGTCTTGTGGGAGAACAGGAAACAACtagtaaaaaaacaataatcagGAAGTTTTTGCATGTCCCTTTACTAttctttgaaattgtttttgttggaattgtttttcagtgtgtttcagttccatgtttattttctactgAATGTCAGAAGCAaccaaaaaagagaaatgaataTGTTTAGTTTGCAAAATAAGTTTCTTAATCTTTATTTCTCATTTAGGCTTTAACAAATGTACAGTTTGTCCTTTCACAACCAGAGGACCCTGTCCTTCATTATGAAGCAATCGATATACATTTAGTGTTAATACCATTCATCATCATGATATCCAGCAGGTGAAAGTACGATAGCTTTTAAAACCATTGTAAGAAAGCATGAATTTAATGATAATCTAAACTCAGATATGCAtgtatttaaagcattttttattttttacctcttGATAAATCATGACAGGCTGGACACCAGTTCTCTCCAAAAAATCCCCGTTTATAGGAGCGGCAACCTAAAATACCCAGAAAATGATTAATTGCTGCAAGAATAATAAATGACAGTAAATACTGCAGCATTACATGAGAACAACATtaaggtcaggtttttaaactAGTACTTCATTGTGCATATGAGGAGAAACTTTGCAGATATTCTTAAAATTTAATAAACTTAATATAAGATTTAAAGGTggagtaaaacaaacaacaagatGTGTATGTTAGTGATAGTTTGCTTTCGATTttctacactatatggacaaaagtatttggccacctggcAAATaaaccaacagggactgtaatgacattgtattcaggcatgtactttaatatggagttggagcctcttttgcagctacaacagcatTCACGCTCTTTTGAagactttcaacaagtttttggaGTGTTACATCTGACTATTACATCTCAAAGGGCCTTGGGGAGCAAAAGTTTGGTCCAAGAATTGAGTATTTTTCTCACTCACACATGGATTAGTTGCCCCCTCAGCGCACAGACAGgattttgagatgtttttgccCCATTCAATGTAGCCTTTCTCCAGTCCACAACACTGGAActgagaaagaagaggagaaaatgacaAGGAACAGAATGACTTTAACCTCAGCAGTTGTGAGTCCCGCTGCAAAAAATATATTCAGTTTACCTTCTGAGCCGCACTGGATTTGAGAAACAAAAGTTTTGCTGTTAACACCCATTTCAAAAACATTGTTAAATAAGTGcactccacatgttcaggtgtCATGTTTCTTACTTTATTAACTTTGAATAATTGAAATAGAGTGGTCAAAGTCAcggagttgtttttattttctgcaatCTGCCCTTTACTTTGTGTGTTTAGTTACTGTGACAGCGCTCCATAAAGACAATCTTTGCTCAGAAATAAACAGTAACATAAGGTTACCTACTTCCGTTTGTATTTCCTGGATGGCCGCTATAACAACATCATCAGCCTCAAAGAGCGGAAGATAAGCCTGGTAATACTTTGTCAACTCTGCAGCcatctgcaaaacaaaacagtcaCAAATAAGCTGGACAAtggaaaacaaaagagaaagaagtgATTGTTTACATTGGGACAACTCTGATTCACAAATTGCTCGTTTTGATAATGAAATGTTGTCAAAGTCCGATTAAACTACCTCTTATCTAGAGCTTTGTCCAAGTACTGTAAACTctgcttacagtacaactcagCCCCACCTGTAGTGATACCATACTCATGCTGGAACAGGTTGGTAGAagatcatgaaaagcttttagtgctgctctttatttaaaaataaatgtgatccAACACTGATAGTGATGGGCAGATGAAGCCTCGTGAAGCATTGGGGCTTTCTTTCCCAAGATTCATAGCTTTAGAGTTTCATTCTGAAGGAAAAACAGTGATATCTATGTGTATACTGACATAACAGCAGCCGTCCAATTGAGGGACTGAAGTGTTGGCACAACATCTCACTGTTTCAATCTCCAGCAGTCGGTTTATTTTCTGGTagttccatttcctggttgaaagcAGTCTCAGAAATCAGGAGAAACTCTTctaattcagttttttctttagttttagacagaaaatggaaaaagaacagaaaaacagcacctttttcctgttttttttttgtttgtttctgaaaaatttcagaaagaaaaggacaaaacaagcagTTTTTTCATGttagtccaaaaaaaaaaaaaaaaaaaaaaggataaacagGTAAACAGATTTCAAAAATGGCtccaattttttattttctcagttctgttattttgttttcttgttttaatgaaataaggAAAAGGCAATCATGTCACCCAGtgggaaaggtgaacatttcaaattaGAAGCCCTCGTCAAAATTTATGCCTACATAGGCATCCACTGTATTTTACAGTATAACATCAGGCCTATATGCTCTATACAATGTATTAAAATAATGCCAATGGTAAAAGTGCTTGTGACTTAAAGACTGTACTAATATTaggaggaaaataaattaacatgaataaaataagCCTGGGCTGCTTGAagtatttatccttttttaacttgttttcttgtttttccatttttgtgactgaaatgaaaaaaaaaaaaatctgtcaaaaacaaagaaacagaatgaCAAGAGTTTCTGGctggtttcaaacaggaaactgaactgccagaaaatacaccgaCCATTTGGCAACCAagaattctgataaaactgcagctatactaaagctacatcccagctaactgctacactggAGGTAGCCATTGCTAAaggctcacagtacaacttaaccccacctgtagctaccgctttgttcttctcaaatgatgctAATTGGATAGAGCCCTTGTCGATTTGACACAAACATTGTGGATATGAGATTTTCAGGATGGATTTGCCTTATTACAGTCTAGCAAATCCATCCGACCAAACCTCCAAATCATTTCACCCCTAACCCACACACATGAGCTCAATGTACcatgggatttttcattagtgcaCCAGCCAACATCATGGAAAGTGTCTCAGCAGATAGAAATCATATCGTCAAAGATCAATCAAAACTCGATGAACTTTTGTAATACCTGAGGTTTTACAGCCAGCCCGTTAATCTCACAAACGATCAGGAACAGGATGCCGAGAATCATCGCCACTGCAAACTGAGACACAAACATACAGTCAGGAGCAATTCAACTCTCTATTTGtatcatttattattaataatatttacTAATGGTCCTGCCACTGAAACAATATCCTTAAGTGTTGTATTTGCTTTTCTTCACCCACCACTATGAGCGGCCACATCTTCTGTTTGCAGGCACCAAACAGACCAAGGATGCACAAGAGCAGAGGTATGATGGATATAGCATACATGCCATGTAGGCCTGTTATCATCTGCTCTATCTGTGgagaaagacaaacagagaaGCAGGTCAGAGAAAGAAGTACACAGGGTGAGTTCAATGCCCCCAGGTGGCAAGCACGCCCTgctaaagtggctaaaatgtaGGTTTTACATCTTGCGGCTGGTGCTAAAGTCCAGATTAGAACTGGGTTATTTTGCATTCAGAGGGGAGCAGCAATGGTCATTTTTTTGCATAGCAAATTTGTAATGACTTGTTACAGGCTCAATGAATGTCTGAAATGGGGTGTATGATATACAAATATCTCATTTTAACGCACATGCCCATAGACGCATGTATGCATTACAAATTTATCCAACTCATAAACGTAGGTTCGTAATGTGTTTTACATGCAGACCTTTGTTCCCTTTAGATTTAGGGCTGCAGTATAACTATCAGccattagaaaaataaaactgctcaCAACCAGACCAGAATATTCCAGATCCTTCTAACAGCATATCATATGATAAAAGTGGCTTAATATTAAGATTTAATGGTGGACAATGACTGTGTTTGTGATGTTTTCTTTGGTGTAAGAGCATCTTCTACCTCTTCATCCTTATGGAGATATCCATGACTAAACAGAGTGAAGGCCAACAGCAGGGTGCTGATGATCTGCAACAACAAAAGCACAATTATCAATTACTTTCAGAGATGCTGATTATCCATTTTTACAATCAATAAACTCATACACTCAGTCGATCCTGATTCGTATAGCACCAATAAATAAATTCACATCAAGACAATAAGActgcactggaaatcactgcttTACGTTACTGAGAATTATGAGTCTGTACGTTCTAGAAATAAGAGTGGACAATGATTTCCAATGGCTTAGACTCATATTTTTTACACAACATCACATAAACAATATATTAGATGTtgaaaattagacattttaccattttatgaaaaatattacctcattttgaaattaatggcagcaacacatctcaaaaaagttggaacaaggccatgtttatcattgtgtagcatcccctcttcttttaccAAAAGtctggaagtgaggagaccagctgctgggAGATGAATatctcattcttgtctgatgtagcaTTCCAGCAGCTCAACAGTCCTCGGTCTTCTTTGCCATATGCTTTCTATTGGTGAAACCACCCAGACtcctctactgtgaagccatgcagtACATGGTTTAGCCCTGTTCTACTGAAATATGCAagaccttccctgaaagagacattgttgGATGGCATAAACTTTTCAGCATTGTTAGTGCCTTTCCCAAtttgtaagctgcccacgccataggcccCAATGCAACCCTGTACCATCAGAGATCCAGGCTTTTGGTCTGTGTGATGATACTATGCTGGGTATCTCTCTTCTCTTTAGTCCGCAGGACAgggcatccatggtttccaaataaaatatcaaatgttttccGTTTCACcttggtccattttaaatgagctttggcccagagcagtcagcagtgtttctggatcatgttcacttTTAAGTTAAGTCATACTtcattaatccctgaagggaaattcacagtgTACACTCTATTGTCATATATGCTACACAAACAtaggctgaattacatgcaaatacaggatccccatggacatgcactaatggagagatgagtgatggccttgctgcccTCGTTGGAGCGCTGCTGTGAGCTGTTGGgagttcagtgccttgctcaggAAGTGACCTGGCACCTCTCCAActaccaggccaaagtccagatatggtctgACCGGGACTTGGACCCTCCGATTCCCATCCAAAGTCcttccagactgagctactgccacCCCTCCTACTgcctcttctttgcatgatacactTCTATcttacatttgtggatggcactgTGAAAAGTGCTGACAGACAGTGActtctgagcccatgcagtgatttccatgACAGAATCATGCCGTGTTGTAATGCAGTGTTGCCTGAGGGCttgaagatcacaagcattcTTGGGCCTTGCCCTTTGTGGACAGAaatttctctagattctctgaatctcttGATGATCTGTAGATGATGAGATATCCTAAATCTTTGCAATTTCATGCTGAGGAACATTTCTCTAaaattttttcagaattttttggcagttttttgcAGACTGGTGAAGCTCTGCCCATGGTTACTTTGgagagactctgtctctctgaAATGTACTTCTTTTTGTACCCAGTCATTTTACTGACCTGCTGCCAATTAATCTAAGTAGATGCAGAAGGATTCTTAAGCTGTttttagtaccacttacttttccagccttttgttgccctgtcttgacctttttgagatgtgttgctgctatcaaattatttcaatatt
This region includes:
- the LOC121505728 gene encoding tetraspanin-8-like is translated as MGRVNVWLKRSYIIVTSLIAIISTLLLAFTLFSHGYLHKDEEIEQMITGLHGMYAISIIPLLLCILGLFGACKQKMWPLIVFAVAMILGILFLIVCEINGLAVKPQMAAELTKYYQAYLPLFEADDVVIAAIQEIQTEFQCCGLEKGYIEWGKNISKSCLCAEGATNPCVAAPINGDFLERTGVQPVMIYQEPCIPQLISHHMAVMNAVLGILVGIILLLLLSVVLCIMILCRLNRKDNTPTVVYSPEAKAGNYVTLTDAADCT